The following are from one region of the Stanieria sp. NIES-3757 genome:
- a CDS encoding adenosylhomocysteinase — MVAAVTQTKYEVKDLALAPQGKQRIEWAAREMPVIKQIRERFAQEKPLEGIRLVACCHVTTETANLAITLQAGGADALLIASNPLSTQDDVAACLVAEYGIPVYAIKGEDNETYHRHVQIALDHKPNIIIDDGSDVVATLIQERQHQLSDIIGTTEETTTGIVRLQAMFKDGVLTFPAMNVNDAETKHFFDNRYGTGQSTLDGIIRATNVLLAGKTIVVAGYGWCGKGVAMRARGLGSSVIVTEINPVRAIEAAMDGFRVMPMSEAASQGDLFVTVTGNKHVIRPEHFEAMKDGAMVCNSGHFDIEIDLKSLGAKATEVKEVRNFTQQYQMPNGKSIVVLGEGRLVNLAAAEGHPSAVMDMSFANQALACEYLVKHKGSLQPGLHSIPTEVDQEIAALKLAAMGIKIDTLTAEQIEYINSWTVGT, encoded by the coding sequence ATGGTAGCAGCCGTTACTCAGACTAAATATGAAGTAAAAGATCTTGCTCTTGCACCACAAGGTAAGCAAAGAATCGAATGGGCAGCAAGAGAAATGCCTGTAATTAAACAAATTAGAGAGCGTTTTGCCCAAGAAAAACCTTTAGAAGGAATTCGTTTAGTTGCTTGTTGTCACGTTACTACAGAAACAGCTAATCTAGCGATTACCCTTCAAGCTGGTGGTGCAGATGCACTATTGATTGCGAGTAACCCCCTTTCAACTCAAGATGATGTGGCTGCTTGCCTAGTTGCAGAATATGGTATTCCTGTCTATGCGATTAAAGGAGAAGATAACGAAACTTATCATCGTCATGTTCAAATCGCTTTAGATCACAAACCTAATATCATTATTGATGATGGTAGTGATGTAGTTGCTACTTTAATTCAAGAAAGACAGCATCAACTGAGTGATATTATTGGTACTACGGAAGAAACTACTACTGGTATTGTTCGTTTACAAGCAATGTTCAAAGATGGGGTACTTACCTTCCCTGCCATGAACGTTAACGATGCCGAAACCAAACATTTCTTTGACAACCGTTATGGTACTGGTCAATCTACCTTAGATGGTATTATTCGTGCTACTAATGTTTTATTAGCTGGTAAAACCATAGTTGTAGCTGGTTACGGTTGGTGTGGTAAAGGTGTGGCAATGCGTGCCAGAGGCTTAGGTTCAAGCGTTATTGTCACCGAAATCAATCCTGTGAGAGCGATTGAAGCAGCAATGGATGGTTTCCGTGTTATGCCCATGAGTGAAGCTGCCTCCCAAGGAGATTTATTTGTTACTGTGACTGGTAACAAGCACGTCATTCGTCCCGAACATTTTGAAGCAATGAAAGATGGGGCAATGGTATGTAATTCTGGTCACTTTGATATCGAAATTGACCTCAAATCTTTAGGTGCCAAAGCTACTGAAGTTAAAGAAGTTCGCAACTTTACCCAACAATATCAAATGCCCAATGGCAAATCAATTGTAGTTTTGGGAGAAGGAAGACTAGTTAACCTAGCTGCTGCGGAAGGACACCCCAGTGCAGTAATGGATATGAGTTTTGCTAACCAAGCTTTAGCTTGTGAATATTTAGTTAAACATAAAGGTAGTTTACAACCTGGTTTACATTCTATTCCCACTGAAGTTGACCAAGAAATTGCTGCCTTGAAACTAGCAGCGATGGGAATTAAGATTGATACTCTTACTGCTGAACAAATTGAGTACATTAACTCTTGGACAGTAGGAACTTAA
- the exoD1 gene encoding exopolysaccharide synthesis protein, translated as MAKLSLELNRYFFEEERQSDVTLAELLDLAGERIFGFLLVILSFPSALPIPAPGYSIPFGILMFILALQLISGRQRPWLPAKMMKSSMKLETVQGVLQKGIPWLQKIEALSKPRLSYICTGLTGRIIMGIAIALMSISMMIPIPGTNTLPAMGIWVTGFGLMEDDGVICLAGLLLSAVAGTLSTSIIIAVIWGGSSLLDVIKAWLAS; from the coding sequence ATGGCTAAACTTTCTCTAGAATTAAATCGCTATTTTTTTGAAGAAGAACGACAATCAGATGTAACTCTAGCTGAACTTCTGGATTTGGCTGGAGAACGAATATTTGGATTTTTGCTGGTAATTTTATCATTTCCTTCTGCTTTACCAATCCCTGCCCCTGGTTACTCCATTCCATTTGGAATTTTGATGTTTATCTTAGCCCTTCAGCTTATTAGCGGTCGTCAACGTCCTTGGCTACCAGCAAAAATGATGAAAAGTTCGATGAAACTTGAAACAGTCCAAGGAGTACTTCAAAAAGGAATTCCTTGGTTACAGAAAATTGAAGCTTTAAGTAAACCTCGTCTTAGTTATATTTGTACTGGTCTTACTGGTAGAATTATTATGGGAATTGCGATCGCTTTAATGTCAATTTCGATGATGATCCCGATTCCAGGCACGAATACTCTACCAGCAATGGGAATTTGGGTAACTGGTTTTGGTTTGATGGAAGACGATGGCGTAATTTGCTTGGCTGGTTTGTTACTCTCTGCTGTCGCTGGCACTTTATCAACCTCGATTATTATTGCTGTAATTTGGGGTGGTTCTAGTCTTTTAGATGTAATTAAAGCTTGGTTAGCTAGCTAG
- a CDS encoding multi-sensor signal transduction histidine kinase codes for MTAINLDTKSKDLIKLDQEPIHIINQIQSYGVLFVLSEPDLEIIQVSQNIATIFNRDAHEVLGQKLEEILDSFQVEQLKTNLSAENFDFINPTKVWARTNADDFVVFDAVFHRNSDNFLILELEPALAQENIPFLSFYHLARASIFQLEKTTNLHDFCQIIVREVRNVTGFDRVMLYKFDEDDHGSVIAEEKRSDLEPYLGLHYPESDIPRPARKLFSSNWIRLIPDAHAQPVEMVPAINPFSDRPLDLTHSILRSAFPCHLEYLHNMGVGASLTISLIKDQKLWGLIACHHQTPKYVPYELRKACEFLGRVIFSEISTKEETEDYDYRMKLAYIHSKLMDYVAESENFVDGLVKGDPNLLDLTNAQGAAICESGNWTLIGKTPSEEDLNYLVQWLRNNIQEEIFYTDSLARLYADADKYKDVASGLLAIPISQRNYVLWFRPEVIQTVNWGGDPNQAYETKHTDGKVKLSPRKSFELWKQTVRLKSLPWKSVEITAALELRKAIVNIILRQADELAQLAKDLERSNAELKRFAYVASHDLQEPLNHVSNYVQLLEMRYGENLDENAKEFIGFAVEGVSLMQTLIDDVLAYSKVDLQGIEFTLTDVNLALEQALTNLQRRINQNNAVITREPLPTVMADGMQLMQLFQNLIGNAIKFRSQEAPRIHIGAERLEDAWLFSVTDNGIGIDPQFYERIFVIFQRLHTRDEYPGTGMGLAICKKIVECHRGNIWVESELGKGSTFYFTIPVGGRERDRRSGRKL; via the coding sequence ATGACAGCAATCAATTTGGATACCAAATCAAAAGATTTAATTAAATTAGATCAAGAACCAATTCATATTATTAATCAAATTCAGTCTTATGGAGTGCTTTTTGTTCTTTCCGAACCTGATTTAGAAATTATCCAAGTTAGTCAGAATATTGCTACTATTTTCAATCGAGATGCTCACGAAGTTTTGGGACAAAAACTTGAAGAAATTTTAGATTCTTTTCAGGTAGAACAACTAAAAACTAATTTATCTGCAGAGAATTTTGATTTTATAAATCCTACTAAAGTTTGGGCAAGAACTAATGCAGATGATTTTGTCGTTTTTGATGCAGTTTTTCATCGCAATAGCGATAATTTCTTAATTTTAGAATTAGAACCAGCCCTTGCTCAAGAAAATATTCCTTTCTTGAGTTTTTATCACTTAGCTAGAGCTTCAATTTTCCAATTAGAAAAAACTACTAATCTCCACGATTTTTGTCAAATCATTGTTAGAGAAGTTCGCAACGTGACCGGTTTTGACCGTGTCATGTTGTATAAATTTGATGAAGACGATCATGGTAGCGTGATTGCTGAAGAAAAACGGAGCGATCTAGAGCCTTATTTAGGTTTGCACTATCCAGAATCAGATATCCCCCGTCCCGCCAGAAAATTGTTTAGTTCTAATTGGATTCGCCTAATTCCTGATGCTCATGCTCAACCAGTTGAAATGGTTCCAGCAATTAATCCTTTTAGCGATCGCCCGTTGGATTTAACTCATTCAATTCTCCGCAGTGCTTTTCCTTGTCATTTGGAATATTTACATAACATGGGAGTAGGAGCTTCTTTAACTATATCCCTGATCAAAGACCAAAAACTATGGGGTCTAATTGCTTGTCATCATCAAACTCCTAAATATGTTCCTTACGAATTAAGGAAAGCTTGCGAATTTTTAGGTAGAGTAATCTTTTCAGAAATTTCTACCAAAGAAGAAACGGAAGACTATGACTATCGGATGAAACTCGCTTATATTCATTCAAAACTGATGGATTATGTAGCTGAATCTGAGAATTTCGTCGATGGTTTGGTTAAAGGCGATCCCAATTTACTCGATCTTACCAACGCCCAGGGTGCAGCTATTTGTGAAAGCGGTAACTGGACGCTAATTGGCAAAACACCTTCTGAAGAAGACCTCAATTATCTAGTACAATGGCTCAGAAATAATATTCAAGAAGAGATATTTTATACTGATTCTCTGGCTCGTCTTTACGCTGATGCAGATAAATATAAAGATGTTGCTAGTGGTTTACTGGCGATTCCTATTTCTCAACGCAACTATGTTTTATGGTTTCGACCAGAAGTAATTCAGACAGTTAATTGGGGAGGCGATCCCAATCAAGCTTACGAAACTAAACACACGGATGGCAAAGTCAAACTTTCGCCACGGAAATCCTTTGAATTGTGGAAGCAAACTGTTCGTCTCAAATCTTTACCCTGGAAATCAGTAGAAATTACCGCTGCTTTAGAATTGAGAAAAGCGATCGTCAATATCATTCTTCGTCAGGCAGATGAATTAGCACAACTCGCCAAAGATTTAGAACGTTCTAACGCAGAATTAAAACGTTTTGCTTATGTTGCTTCCCACGATCTCCAAGAACCATTAAATCATGTTTCTAATTACGTTCAACTCCTAGAGATGCGCTACGGCGAAAATTTGGACGAGAATGCTAAAGAATTTATTGGTTTTGCTGTTGAAGGGGTAAGCCTAATGCAAACTTTGATTGATGATGTTTTAGCTTACTCCAAAGTTGACTTACAAGGAATTGAATTTACCTTAACTGATGTTAATCTCGCTTTAGAACAAGCTCTTACCAACTTACAAAGGAGAATTAATCAAAATAATGCGGTAATTACTCGCGAACCTCTGCCTACTGTCATGGCTGATGGGATGCAGTTAATGCAATTATTTCAAAACCTGATTGGTAACGCTATCAAATTCCGTAGTCAAGAAGCTCCCAGAATTCATATTGGTGCAGAAAGACTAGAAGATGCTTGGCTATTCTCAGTTACCGATAATGGAATTGGCATCGATCCCCAATTTTATGAACGCATTTTTGTAATTTTCCAAAGGCTTCATACCAGAGATGAATACCCAGGTACTGGTATGGGTTTAGCCATTTGTAAAAAAATCGTGGAATGTCATCGCGGAAACATCTGGGTAGAATCAGAATTAGGTAAAGGATCGACATTTTACTTTACCATTCCTGTAGGAGGACGCGAGCGTGACCGTAGAAGTGGACGAAAACTGTAA
- a CDS encoding response regulator receiver protein — MTVEVDENCKIIFLVEDNRGDIRLIEEALKNSSVPHQIIAVRDGVEAMAYLRQEGEYAEAVRPDLILLDLNLPKKDGREVLAEIKADPKLKRIPVVVLTTSRNEDDVTQSYDLHVNCYITKSRNLKELFKIVKGIEEFWLTTVTLPSE, encoded by the coding sequence GTGACCGTAGAAGTGGACGAAAACTGTAAAATTATCTTTTTAGTTGAAGATAATCGGGGCGATATTCGTTTAATCGAAGAAGCCCTCAAAAATAGTTCCGTACCACATCAAATCATAGCCGTTAGGGATGGGGTGGAAGCAATGGCATATCTACGCCAAGAAGGCGAATATGCTGAAGCTGTTCGTCCCGACCTAATTTTACTCGATCTCAACCTGCCCAAAAAAGATGGTCGAGAAGTTTTAGCTGAGATCAAAGCCGATCCCAAATTAAAGCGAATTCCTGTAGTGGTTTTAACTACTTCTAGAAATGAGGATGATGTAACTCAAAGTTATGATTTACACGTTAACTGCTATATTACTAAATCGCGCAATTTAAAAGAACTTTTCAAAATTGTTAAAGGAATTGAAGAATTTTGGTTGACTACGGTGACTCTACCTTCTGAGTAA
- a CDS encoding response regulator receiver sensor signal transduction histidine kinase: MPGSAVTILLVEDDLAEARLLHEVLKSFGLNQFNLVHVKRLGEALQQLEQTSFDVILLDLTLPDSEGLASLKSIINHAPNLPVVVLTNTNDDQLAIAAVRQGAQDYLVKRNINVEGLVRSLQYAIERKRVAEILREENEVLEHQIREQTAQLIKAQKINQFKSDFVAMFSHDFRNPLTTIIASAGLLQQNKYELPEEKKLMLLQHILSAGKNLAQLLEEALFIGKSDSEQLPYQPKSLNLELFCRHLIEKLQLHLDRQHQIIFTIEGNFENTIWDENLLQHILGNLLTNALKYSSNNSIVKFDVINQGTTALFRIEDKGIGIPDDELEHLCTSFYRGSNVRRIPGTGLGLAIVKRCVEVQQGTIEFQSQEGIGTVVTVTLPLSENN; encoded by the coding sequence ATGCCTGGAAGTGCAGTCACAATTTTGTTGGTAGAGGACGATCTAGCAGAAGCAAGACTGCTTCATGAAGTTCTCAAAAGTTTCGGTCTCAACCAGTTTAATCTAGTTCATGTCAAACGATTAGGAGAAGCTCTTCAACAATTAGAGCAAACTTCTTTTGATGTCATTTTACTTGACTTAACTTTGCCAGATAGTGAAGGATTGGCTTCTTTAAAATCTATTATTAATCATGCTCCTAATTTACCAGTAGTAGTTTTGACCAATACTAATGACGATCAACTAGCGATCGCCGCAGTAAGGCAGGGAGCGCAAGATTATTTAGTCAAACGTAATATTAATGTTGAAGGATTAGTTCGTTCTTTACAATATGCGATCGAACGCAAACGAGTTGCCGAAATTTTAAGGGAAGAAAATGAAGTTTTAGAGCATCAGATTCGAGAACAAACTGCTCAATTAATTAAGGCTCAAAAAATCAATCAATTTAAATCCGATTTTGTGGCAATGTTTTCCCATGATTTTCGTAACCCTTTAACTACGATTATTGCTTCTGCCGGTTTATTACAACAAAACAAATATGAATTACCTGAAGAAAAAAAACTGATGCTTTTGCAACACATTCTTTCGGCAGGTAAAAACTTAGCTCAACTTTTAGAAGAAGCATTATTTATTGGTAAATCAGATTCAGAACAATTACCCTATCAACCCAAAAGTTTAAATTTAGAATTATTTTGCCGTCATCTTATTGAAAAATTACAGCTTCATTTAGACCGACAACATCAAATTATTTTTACAATTGAAGGCAATTTTGAAAATACAATTTGGGATGAAAATTTATTACAACATATTTTGGGGAATTTATTAACTAATGCTTTAAAATATTCTTCTAACAATAGTATTGTTAAATTTGACGTAATTAATCAGGGAACAACTGCACTATTTAGAATTGAAGACAAAGGAATAGGAATTCCTGACGATGAATTAGAACATTTGTGTACGTCTTTTTATCGTGGTAGTAATGTTCGTCGAATACCTGGAACAGGTTTAGGTTTAGCAATTGTTAAGCGATGTGTAGAAGTTCAACAAGGCACTATTGAGTTTCAAAGTCAGGAAGGAATCGGTACTGTGGTTACTGTAACTTTGCCGTTGAGCGAGAATAACTGA
- the cysH gene encoding phosphoadenosine phosphosulfate reductase, producing MTSITIEQPQLDLVAINRQLANADATELIKWANHTFSDRLVMSTSFGIQAAVMLHLVTQVIPDIPVIWVDTGYLPAETYKFAEELTTRLNLNLKVYQSSISPARMEALYGKLWEQNEIEAFNRYDYLRKIEPMQRALTELNAAAWLAGLRRDQTKHRQNLDPISQQENRYKIYPILDWHSRDVYQYLTTHDLPYHPYFDLGYVTVGDWHSSRPLTTDDSHERDTRFRGLKQECGLHLPQTPGESESLDSSNL from the coding sequence ATGACAAGTATTACTATCGAACAACCACAGTTAGATTTAGTTGCCATTAATCGACAATTAGCTAACGCAGACGCAACAGAATTGATTAAATGGGCAAACCATACTTTTAGCGATCGCTTGGTAATGAGTACAAGTTTCGGTATTCAAGCAGCAGTAATGTTGCATCTTGTCACTCAAGTTATCCCTGATATTCCTGTTATTTGGGTAGATACGGGTTATTTGCCTGCTGAAACTTACAAATTTGCTGAAGAATTAACTACCCGATTAAATCTCAATCTCAAAGTATATCAATCTTCTATTAGCCCTGCTCGCATGGAAGCATTATATGGGAAACTTTGGGAACAAAATGAGATTGAAGCTTTCAATCGTTATGATTATCTGCGTAAAATAGAACCAATGCAACGAGCTTTAACAGAATTAAATGCAGCAGCTTGGTTAGCTGGATTACGTAGAGATCAAACCAAACATCGTCAAAACTTAGATCCCATCAGTCAACAGGAAAATCGCTACAAAATTTATCCGATTCTCGATTGGCATTCTCGCGATGTTTATCAGTATCTAACCACTCACGATTTACCTTATCATCCCTATTTTGACCTAGGTTATGTAACGGTGGGTGATTGGCATTCTAGTCGTCCTTTAACTACTGATGATTCTCACGAACGTGATACTCGTTTTCGTGGACTTAAACAAGAATGTGGTTTACATCTACCTCAAACTCCTGGAGAGTCAGAAAGTCTTGATTCCAGTAATCTCTAA
- a CDS encoding response regulator receiver modulated serine phosphatase produces the protein MTTDSCPPLSLLAHLRHELRTPINAIIGYSEMLLEELETEDTIVLSAELQVIRESGVKLLGLVNTLLNSPQSEEDQFNVNLSVLSQTLTLELETPAQTVINCSGQLLKQADSEFLPDLTKIYTAAENFLKILEELPNFSEQQLLINQTYHLSLLEQKPQSKPTANSNLKLVTSLTSNSEGKILVVDDNPTNRDLLSRQIKAQGYQVGTAINGQQVLQMIQTGEYDLILLDIIMPEMDGYQVLKSLRESQWRHIPVIMISALDQIDSVVKCIEMGAEDYLTKPFNSVLLKARVGACLEKKRLRDQEAFYLKQLAQANQEITNLNKRLQAENVRLSAEIEITRRLQQMILPKEQELSQLDDLDIAGFMEPAEEVGGDYYDVLHDNERVKIAIGDVTGHGLESGVLSIMVQTAVRTLMENNETDPTKFLETLNRTIYKNVQRMNSDKNLTFCLIDYQAGQLNLSGQHEEIIIVRAGGEIERIDTIDLGFPIGLEETIADFIVSTQIKLNAEDVVILYTDGVTEAENKLGVQYGLERLCNVVKQNWYQSANTIKQLVIEDLRLYIGEQKVYDDITLVVLKQK, from the coding sequence ATGACTACTGATAGCTGTCCTCCATTATCTTTACTTGCTCATCTGCGTCACGAACTCCGTACGCCGATTAATGCCATCATTGGTTATAGTGAAATGCTACTTGAAGAATTGGAGACAGAAGATACAATCGTTTTAAGTGCTGAGTTACAAGTTATTCGAGAAAGCGGAGTAAAACTGTTGGGGTTGGTCAATACTCTTCTTAACTCTCCTCAATCAGAAGAAGACCAATTTAATGTTAATCTCTCTGTTCTAAGTCAAACTCTTACTCTTGAATTAGAAACACCTGCTCAAACAGTGATCAATTGCAGTGGACAACTTTTGAAACAAGCAGATAGTGAGTTTTTACCAGATCTAACTAAAATTTATACTGCTGCCGAAAATTTTCTCAAAATCCTGGAAGAGCTTCCTAATTTTTCTGAACAACAATTATTAATCAACCAAACTTATCATCTAAGTTTATTAGAACAAAAACCTCAATCAAAACCTACTGCCAATTCTAATTTAAAATTAGTAACTTCATTAACTAGCAACTCTGAAGGCAAAATTTTGGTGGTAGATGATAACCCAACTAATCGAGATTTACTTTCGCGCCAAATCAAAGCACAAGGTTATCAAGTAGGGACTGCAATTAACGGACAGCAAGTCTTACAAATGATTCAGACAGGAGAATACGATCTAATTCTTCTAGACATTATCATGCCAGAGATGGATGGTTATCAAGTTTTAAAATCTCTGCGTGAGAGTCAATGGCGACATATTCCTGTAATTATGATCTCAGCCCTCGATCAAATTGATAGTGTAGTCAAATGTATTGAGATGGGGGCTGAAGATTATTTAACCAAACCTTTTAATTCAGTCTTATTAAAAGCCCGTGTTGGTGCTTGTTTGGAGAAAAAAAGACTGCGAGATCAAGAAGCTTTTTATTTAAAGCAATTAGCACAAGCTAATCAAGAAATTACAAATTTAAATAAACGTTTGCAAGCAGAAAATGTCCGTCTCAGTGCTGAAATAGAAATTACCCGACGCTTACAACAAATGATCTTGCCCAAAGAGCAAGAATTAAGTCAGCTTGATGATTTAGATATTGCTGGTTTTATGGAACCTGCTGAAGAAGTTGGCGGAGATTACTATGACGTTTTGCATGACAATGAAAGAGTCAAAATTGCGATCGGTGATGTGACTGGACATGGACTTGAAAGCGGTGTCCTTAGCATTATGGTACAAACTGCTGTCAGAACGTTGATGGAAAATAATGAAACAGACCCCACTAAGTTTTTAGAAACACTCAATCGCACAATCTATAAAAATGTCCAACGCATGAATTCTGACAAGAATTTGACTTTTTGTTTAATAGATTATCAAGCAGGACAGTTAAATTTGAGCGGACAACATGAAGAAATTATTATCGTCCGTGCTGGTGGTGAGATTGAGCGAATCGACACAATCGATTTAGGTTTTCCAATTGGATTAGAAGAAACAATCGCTGATTTTATTGTTTCAACTCAAATAAAGTTAAACGCTGAAGATGTTGTTATTCTGTACACCGATGGTGTAACTGAAGCTGAAAATAAATTGGGGGTGCAATATGGTTTAGAAAGATTATGTAATGTAGTTAAACAAAACTGGTACCAGTCTGCTAACACAATTAAACAACTTGTTATTGAAGATTTACGTTTGTATATAGGCGAGCAAAAAGTTTATGACGACATTACTTTGGTTGTACTCAAACAAAAGTAG
- a CDS encoding response regulator receiver protein, producing MVKILLVEDNEMNRDMLSRRLERRGYEVVIAVDGAAGVAMTVLENPNLVLMDMSLPIMDGWEATRQLKANPETKNIPVIALTAHAMSGDREKALEAGCDDYDTKPIELPRLLEKIANLLAKI from the coding sequence ATGGTGAAAATACTGCTAGTTGAAGACAATGAAATGAATCGAGATATGCTCTCTCGAAGATTAGAACGTCGAGGATACGAAGTTGTGATTGCTGTCGACGGTGCAGCGGGTGTTGCGATGACAGTTTTAGAAAATCCTAACCTGGTTTTAATGGACATGAGTTTACCTATTATGGATGGATGGGAAGCAACCAGACAATTAAAAGCTAATCCCGAAACCAAAAACATTCCTGTAATTGCTCTTACTGCCCATGCCATGTCTGGCGATCGCGAAAAAGCCCTTGAAGCTGGCTGTGACGATTACGATACTAAGCCCATCGAATTACCCCGTTTACTAGAAAAAATTGCCAATCTTCTGGCAAAAATTTAA